The genomic DNA TGGTCAGCATTGGCCACCTATAGGCTATAGATGATAGATGATAAAtatatcattaatttatattctgtCATGTAGGTAAACAACTTTAAATGACCGAAAAATACCCTTTCTTTTCTAAACGCATATTCCTAAATGAAACCTTTTTCTAAATTACATGTCAGTCCTAATAACAGTCTCGAACAATTTGAATCATCATCACCGTAAatcgatttattattttgacaacTCCATCTCActaatgtgaaaataaaatttgtcaAATAAACCCCTGGGGCTGGTAATATTTCAGTAGAAATTCGAAACGACACATTTGAAATtggtaataacaataataaatacaatgcctttattaattattgtctcTGTGGATTAATAAAAACGTTAGTTTAACTAATGAAATAATTTCGAGACTGAATATTCAATGACAGTCGAGTTCAGTAGAAACTTTTGATATTTCGAATGCTAGCGTCGCGTCGCGTCAGTGGGAGCGTCAATACGAAGCTCACAGCAAAGCAACTTAAGTAAATTACTTAGTTGGAACCCTCctccataattattattcaaccTTTATCCGACGCAAATCGAGTAAATTTGTTCcgaaattacttttattaaaagcaTTTCTTTCCCTTCGTCGAACCAAAGTgctaaagtaaagtaaatgGACTGGAATTTCCGTTTCAGGAATAAATTATATGagaatattatagtaaataacTCTTTAAAGAcgataaattattgttttggtacATCACTAAGTTTTTGGCAATGGAGCGTACGCAACGCATTAACAGACGATGGTTTTTCGAACatcataaatataagtataataatgtataaatacatGTTCTATTTACATAGGTAATTTATTTCAGAAATAACCGATGTCATACAATAATAGCTATATATTAATTGGTATTACTCATGGCTACTTActtttaatcataaaatattgttgtttaacCTACGTatggaaattaaattgtaaaccATGTCGACTGTAATGAACTTTTCATTAAACTAAAAGCcaaatgtattttattcgataatgctttttgtaaattaaaatatacctataattcGTATAATGACTTTTAACCAGTTACTTTTAAGAGGTACTACGTTACATTGCTGTATAAAAACATGACCTTAACATttgctttgaaaaataaattaatataaatctaCTTTAAGTTCAAAGAAAACTCAATATTCGACCCAACAATCTAATAAGGGTTTCACTGAGAATTCATAATTTTTGCAAGAACATCGAACTCATTTTTGGTACCTCACATCACGTACAGACGAAAGCAACTGAGACTGTACTCGCCAGTATAAATTAACCTCTATCGGTATGTAAAAACAGAGGGTTGTGAGGTCAAATTATGCTGGATTATATAGTTTGAGGTGCCGTCGTGTGTACATAAAAATCGCTTACATAAATCGATGTAAAGCGCTTTACTTAATAACACACGCTACATTAAGCAAGGTCGTCATGCTTAACGTGGGGCTTCATCAACAGAATATCTTAAAGCTCACATCGTAATCGACAACGTTAGGAAGGTTACATTATTATAGACATTTATTTCCTCCCTAACGTGATCTGGGGGATAAGCAAAGTTCTTGTCATATCCCGGAACAATTCCATAGATGTCTAATCcataattcaaattataatcACATTTTGCATTTGAACATAGAAAAAAACGTATCTGAGTTCTAATGAGTGAGGCAAGACTGTTCAACAATATGGAAATTAGTGCAGCGGTCTAAGTCCCTGCTTACTATTACTTACTAACTGTATTCCTTACTGTAATTTGTGGATCTCcgttaactaaataaattaaactttattattattatcataacaaCGTCTTTACAACGTTCAAAACTTGCATTACAAATCACCATTTTCAATTCATCGCCCATAGTCATCATTACTCATTTGTCAGTTGTGCCTTTAGCTGTAAGTCACATTGGTGATAGTGCCTCCATGTAACTAAACTATGTCGGATATTACTTAAGTTAGAATTTCACTTGATACGATCTGTTGAAGTGACCATAGTCCGTTTGTGGTTAAATCATTAGAGGGAGTTGAGATGACCCTTCTCCATTTTCTGACCCCTGTAATGACCTTCAACCTTCGTGCAAAGTTATATGTGTTCACAAGCTTGAATAACTTAAATGATTGTTTTAATTGACACTggtttcattaaaaaagtatCATTCCTACAACTTTTCATTTATCACTCATCCAACACGAAAAgcaaacaatataacatttgacatacggtacataatataattttgtctcTTTTTTTAGGTTATTTGTTCGCTTTCATTTTGTCTTTCATAGAATATATTGTCCAATCACGAGCGTCTGACTTAATACCTCCTCTTTCACCGCCCTCTATGTTTTATTAAGAACGGTCCAAAAGTTTGCGGTTTTTGCCACCCCGAGTAGTATACCAACCCTTCGCATAAAGTTGTATCGTACAGCCACAACTCGGGTCAAGCTTTTTACTACGTTTTAGTAGAAAAAACGTAAAGGGCAATGGGCGCAATCTCCACATGCTGACTTTATAGAATTACGTTTTTTTGGACGAACGGCCAACCATCTGTAGGCCGTAGTCCAATTCAATTTACAACCGATGTTGATAAAGTTTAGAGGATTTTTTCAGTGAAAATGAAAGAGGACACCATGCATATTACATAGCTCTGAGTACACTTTATCTGTCCTCTGCGATTTTtgagcaaaataatatttttactgggtttaatttgagaccagACCAACGTAGACTAAAGTGGAACCACATTTCACGTCCACAGCACGTTCTATTCATAGAAAGAGTGAGTACTCTAAGAAAGCGTAAATACAAGTAGGGATTACTTCTACTCAGgtacagtttaaaataattttgctttgtgctaaactaaaataaaataggtatttgttCTTTACTGCTGTCTgcaattaaataacaaagaGTTTCTCATTCAAAGTctgtaaaatgttaaattaattactgtaGTAAAACTTCATAAACACAAGttacaaagtattttataaatggagTAAATGAAACTATGTTCTGAACATTAATAAAATGAGTTACTAAACTTATGTTTTGGCCTATACCCACAATATGTTCTGAAGCGGTGTTCACACATGTATATCGCCGAGTCTGCGATAACCGCAAGGCGTAATCTACTTGCAGTTCCAAGTACAAGCTCTTGGAGTAAACTGCTTCAATACACCACCGTAAGTACCGCTCAAGTTTAGCCTCTTAAGGCAACTAAGTCAGAGTAGACGTACTTACTTGTGAAAACTAAACACAGGTTTTGGATTGAACTCGCTTTACTATATtaacgttataataaaattatataaaataattagtttttgcaACGCTTCAAATTTGGCGCCACGCCACAGTGCTACCAACAcaacaatcattttaaaattatactttataaaaaaaaacataaaccatAGACAATCATTTGTAACTATTTAAATCCTATTTTGtagaaaagtattaatttattaaacattgtcaaaattagtaataactaaaattatgtaaacattttatatgtttccataaatatgattagCTTACAATCGGCCATTCTGACCCAGCACGCGTCCCCGCGTGTGAAAGCAACTAAAATTACCCACAAGAAAACATTAAagaaccaaaacaaaaaaaaaaaaaatcaatactttgTTTCAACTTACATTATATAGAATGTGAATAAGATATAATATCAGAAAGTCCacatcttcaaaaataaaaggGTTTAACACATAAGCAACAATAACTGTTAGCTAGTAGTACATACtatttctaaaacaaattacaacatGGCCATGACAACAGcacaatgttaattttatatgaaatataaaagtaatccagacagttttagttttataacaaaagtacacataacttagtaaacataatataacaactTAAATTGTTAACATTCTCCATcacaaataacaacaacaacataaaacacaaCTCATCCTTTTTAGgcatataaaaacaacaattttttataacttttaacttataacataaatcacCAATATGCTATTATATACACTTCCcaaaaatttaactaaaatctTGTATCGCCATATAACACTGGTATCACCACAACGAGCCAATATTGCCAGCAGGGTATGTATCGCCACAATGGGCTAGTATCGCCACAAGGGCTAGTATCGCCACAAGGGGCTGGTATCGCCACAAGGGCTAGTATCGCCACTAGGGGCTGGTATCGCCACAAGGGCTAGTATCGCCACAAGGGGCTGGTATCGCCACAAGGGCTAGTATCGCCACTAGGGGCTGGTATCGCCACAAGGGCTAGTATCGCCACAAGGGCTAGTATCGCCACAAGGGCTAGTATCGCCACAAGGGGCTGGTATCGCCACCAAGGGCTTTTATCGCCACAAAGGGCTGGTATCGCCACAAAGGGCTAGTATCGCCACAAAGGGCTAGTATCGCCACAAAGGGCTGGTGCCGCCCGAAGGGCTGGTATCGCCACAAGAGGCTGATATCGCCACATAGGGCTGTGTCGCCACAAGGGGCTGATATCGCCACAAAGGGCTAGTATCGCCACACAGGGCTGACCATTCACTTAACGCTAACTATAACTTAACcgtaacaaacataaattaatttctcCTTTAATAAatcacttaaattttattttaactataactaattaattatactattgttttatttatcattaaagtTATCACTATCAGAATCGCTATTCATGGGATCGTTGGAAAATACTAGCCATGGGTGTATTTTGTCAACCGCAAAAATTgctttgtatgatgatttaccATTTTTCTTGGTTATGGGAGTATCTTCGACTTCATATCGGTCATTTTCAAGCACCCTAACTACCCTATACGGCCCATAACATTTCGGTAACAATTTCTTTGATTGGCCCGGAATGGCACTATTTACATCCCTTTCTACTCGTACAAGGTCCCCGACATTATATTTATGTGCTAATTTACGTTTTTTATCAaagtttactttttgtttgctttgCTCCGAGACTATACGTTCGCTTACTTTTAATCGTAAATCTTCACGATTTCCGCATTCATGAATTTCAGACACGACTGAGTTCATTGCACCATCCGAAGCTCCCGTAGGTGCTACTCCAAATAACACTTCAGCGGGTGTTTTACCCGTAGCCTTGTTCAAAGTGTTATTCAAACCCCATTGAACTTTCGGAATCATTGTATCCCATTCGTTATCTGGTCGACCATTATTCATTGCAGTAAGTGCATCTACAATGGAACGGTTATAACGCTCAATTTGCCCATTGGCGCGAGGACTTGCAACGGCATTAAGCGTATGTTTAATTCCTTTTTCctttataaaaacagaaaattctCGGCTAGTAAAACTTGTGCCCCTATCAGTTATCAATTGCCGCGGAACTCCAAATAAAGAAAAGTAttcttcaaatatatttatggtagttttacttttacaatttttaaccggttttatatagatatattttgtaaatgcatCAATGACTGCTAGAATATAGTTATTACCCTTTTTACTTTGTGGAAATGGCCCACAATGATCAGCATGCAAGACTTCGAAGGGTTTATTCGGTTTCGGTATAGGGTGAAGCATACCTTCTTTAGGTCCACCCGGCACTTTGTTGTGCGCACAGTGTAAACACGACTTACAATATTTCCTTATGAAACGACGCATGTTTTTAAACCAATAAACCTTTCGCACTCTATCGTATGTCTTATCGAAACCGAAATGTCCAACGTCATCATGATTGCTTTTCACTATTTGCCATCTTACCGATTTTGGAACAACCCAGAGCAGGTGGACAtgactttcttttttaactacCCGGTATAATCTTCCGTTTTTAATGGTAAAGTTATTTTTCACTTCGACTATATTATTACTAGCTGGGTCCTTTAAAATTTCTACAATTCTTTGTAATTCAGCATCTGCCTGCTGCACTGTTTGAAGCCATCtctcatcatcaacatcaatgTTGCAAACATCTATGTTAACGTGAAAGATGTAACTATCGTCGTCACGAGATGGTGGATCCTTATTGTCCACTGGGTTTCTGCTAAGAGCATCCACATGCGCCATTTTCAGACCCTTTCGATATTCAATAGTAAAATCGAACTCCTGCATAGCAATCCACCATCTAGCGACACGTGGtattaaatctttttttgtcATCGTGCTCTTAACAGCATTACAATcggttacaattttaaattctacACCCAACAAATACACGCGAAACCTATTTAAAGCAGTGACCACAGCGAGGGTCTCTAGTTCATACGAGTGAAATTTTTGCTCTTCTGGGGAAGTCTGCCTACTAAAATACGATATTGGCTGAAGACCCTTGCCGCTATCCTGAAGAAGAATGGCACCTACTCCAAATTTACATGCATCTGTATGGACTTCCAATATACCACGTGGGTCATACAATGCAAGTACTGGCCTACAcactaatttttcttttattgtattatatgcTTCTATCTGTTCTGACCCAAAATGCCAAGGttcattctttttagttaatCGAGTCAAAGGTCTAGCGATAATTGAGAAATCTTTAACAAATTTTCTAAAGTAACTTGCCAATCCAATAAATTGACGTACTTCGTGAACATTCTTGGGTACCGGAAAGAGTTTGACTGCGTCAGTTTTGTATTTGCCAGGTCTAATACCCTCACCGCAAATTTCATAACCAAGATATTCTATCTTCTCTTGAAAGAAAACACACTTTTTGGGATTAAGAGTTAGTTTTGAATTTCTCAAaagattaaaaactttttcCAGCTTCTCAATGCCCTCTTGAACAGTTTTAGAAGGAACCAACAAATCGTCCATGTACGCTAACACTAAGTTTTGACCCACCCCATTCAGCATGGAATTAATAGCTCTTTGAAAAACACTAGGTGCGTTTGCCAATCCAAAAGGCATACGATTATACTCATATAAACCATCTGGAGTGACAAACGCTGTCAAATGCTTACTCTCTTCGGCTACAGGAATTTGATAATAGCCTGATGCAAGATCTAAActagtaaataaactatttccTCCTAGACAGTCCAATTTGTCCTCTATGCGAGGTAAGGGGTACTTatcttttaaagtttttctaTTAAGTGCCCGGTAATCTACGCATAAACGTTTCtgcccatttttttattaactagcaATACAGGGCTTGCATAAGGCGATGAACTCTCACGAATTATGCCGTTATTAAGTAGGTCCTCAATAATTTCTGAAAGCTGCTCTTTCTCTTTTAGTGACATACGATACGGGTTGTATACTACAGGAATATCATCTTTTAATCTAATTACCATCTTAGTCAAATTTGTTTTACCAAGTTCGGATAAATCAACCGCAAAACAGTCCCGGTACTTATTCAGAAGGTCTGTTAAATTTTGCATCTCAGACTGTGATAATTGTGTCCCTACATTTATATCGTTTAAAGGCTTTGGATTTTGACTAGTGGTCGTGGTATATCCAATATAATTATctgttatttcattatattcaaAACCTCTTGCTATAGTTTGACCTTTTCTGACACAAAGATTCCCATTAGCCAAATTTGTTATCATTATATAGCCAGAACCATCAAGGTAATTATACAATCCAGGCAAAACCAAGAACTTTTTGTCATCACTATAGCGTAAACCAGATGGGACGTATAGAGACCCGGAGAATTTAGCAAAAGTAACTACTTCGACTGGTGATGTCGTATTAGGCTCAATAGTGATATCTTGGCTCGAATTAAGTTTAACCTTGACAGAAAAAATATCTGAAACAGTCAAGTTAGGTGCCTCATAAAACCTTAAGTTATTTGAGGTTTTATACAAAACTACATTTGGCAACTCAGTAAATGTTTGACCAATAATGGCGTCATATGGCATATAAAAATCTGACACCACAATAAAATCAACCTGTGCCGATATGTCATCGACGGTTATTAACCCCTTAACCGTTCCCAGAGGTTTCACACTTGAATTACCGAATCCTCGTAGGTTAGGAACATTTTTATCTTTCTCGTAATCTCCAAAAATTTTATTCGCAAGACTTTCTTTCAATAATGTACAAGTACTGCCTAAATCAATAAACCCGTGTAACACGTTTCCATTAATATTAATCTCTTTATGAAATTTATCACTTTCTGAATTATTTGACTGAATACGCATAACGTTCTTATCACTAGGTGGAGctgtaatttgtaataaatttgtATCTCCATTGTTATCTGTCATATTTGGTTTAACACGGCAGTCTTTACTTAAATGACCTACCCTACGACAGGTGTTACATCGTTTCATgggtttattacattttgtccTAATGTGACCTGTTTCGccacaattaaaacaaacaacgcTTGGTCGTGAAGAATTCGTACCACTATTTGGTAATTCTTGTTGAGATCCgaactctttattatttattttgcgcctatttgacatattattattatcgctTTGAgccaatgtttttaaatatgaaaacaGTTGCTCGGGTTCTTCAAAACGGCAAGCGTTTGCACTCATCCTAACAAATTTATCATCAATGCCATGTACTAAGCATCCTACAGCCTTTCGACCTAATATTTCGCACCtgttaattaatatcattttttcATAATAGTATACGTCCAAAGGCTGACCTATTCGACAACGATACTGTAACATTTTTTGCAGCATATCTCCGTAATTTTCCGTTGACGGAAAGGCTATTTTCAATTTTTCGGTCCACTGTTCCCACGTAAACAATAACGAAGGTAGACCCTGATACCATCTTTTAGCTAAACCTGTGAGCTTAGCTAAAGCATAGTGACGTATCTGGGTATCGTTCCAAGAATATATTTGCGCACATTCATTGACTTTATGAATCCATGATTCAACATTTTGAGACCCGTCACTTGGATCGAATTCAGGTATAACATTAATGTGTGttgaaaacatattatttattggaaaatttaCGCCCGCCACCGGAGTTGTACtcgtatcattattattataaattcgtTCGACTACCGGGGGAGTTGTCGTCccgaatatattatttatttttggggaATCAAATTTATTCTTTGAACGACGTTGATGAGTTTTGTCCTTTTTATATTGAGTTTTGGAACTTTTACGCCGCTTGTCATGTCTTATATTGCTAGACATTGACGAATTAGAAGAACTAGCAACACTACTAGAATATCGGCGACGATGTTGACGTTTTGACGTACGCCTTTTACGAGACCTACTCCGCCTATTAGATCCCATGGTTAGCAATTTCAAACaaccacaaataaaatattaactatatactacttaggtatctaataacagaaaaataattctcattaaataacttataaaGGAGTCACACATAGAGTTTATCATAAAACGAAACTATTACATTTTTAGTGAATCGACTTGACTTTTGTAAAATTCGTTAGTAAAGTcacttaacaaaataataacaaaaagttaGCAAAGTCaaccaaaacaacaaattaGATATACTTAATACGGAACAATGTTACAACTTggtgaacatttttttttatataagtatataaataattatacgtaCGGACAGAGCGTACGGGATCATAACATGaaattaacaaaactataatGTATCCACACACAGAAAACAAAATGCTAAggttaaataggtaatatatcCAATAACTACTTTCACGAAAAATATTCTTCAGACGACAGCGACGATTCTCCTTCGTCGTAATTAACGTTGCACaagataagttttattttaataacacttcTCGAGGAAATCAGTAATATGTAGATGGTTAGTGAAAAACCAACccagattataattaaataacacgttataatcactattattttggtattttccagtttgacgtaattattttagtaatagggcggcaaaattgtcttccgtaTCGGGCCGCCGATAGTCACGATACTCCACTACGTgaagaataaatatttgttcttcGCGAACTCACTGTACTATCTGTTCTTGTATTATAGCTTTACTTATTTGAATCTCACGTACGATTCACACATCACAGGCAGTTTTATATCATTATAATCATGCACAATAAAACTTCTAAATAATGGCGATTACAATGTCTCAACAACTTACAATTTCGGAGCGGTGAATTCTGTCCAGCACGTGAATATGTCATCCCACTTCTGAATTGAAAACTAAACACAGGTTTT from Spodoptera frugiperda isolate SF20-4 chromosome 26, AGI-APGP_CSIRO_Sfru_2.0, whole genome shotgun sequence includes the following:
- the LOC126912530 gene encoding uncharacterized protein LOC126912530 — translated: MGSNRRSRSRKRRTSKRQHRRRYSSSVASSSNSSMSSNIRHDKRRKSSKTQYKKDKTHQRRSKNKFDSPKINNIFGTTTPPVVERIYNNNDTSTTPVAGVNFPINNMFSTHINVIPEFDPSDGSQNVESWIHKVNECAQIYSWNDTQIRHYALAKLTGLAKRWYQGLPSLLFTWEQWTEKLKIAFPSTENYGDMLQKMLQYRCRIGQPLDVYYYEKMILINRCEILGRKAVGCLVHGIDDKFVRMSANACRFEEPEQLFSYLKTLAQSDNNNMSNRRKINNKEFGSQQELPNSGTNSSRPSVVCFNCGETGHIRTKCNKPMKRCNTCRRVGHLSKDCRVKPNMTDNNGDTNLLQITAPPSDKNVMRIQSNNSESDKFHKEININGNVLHGFIDLGSTCTLLKESLANKIFGDYEKDKNVPNLRGFGNSSVKPLGTVKGLITVDDISAQVDFIVVSDFYMPYDAIIGQTFTELPNVVLYKTSNNLRFYEAPNLTVSDIFSVKVKLNSSQDITIEPNTTSPVEVVTFAKFSGSLYVPSGLRYSDDKKFLVLPGLYNYLDGSGYIMITNLANGNLCVRKGQTIARGFEYNEITDNYIGYTTTTSQNPKPLNDINVGTQLSQSEMQNLTDLLNKYRDCFAVDLSELGKTNLTKMVIRLKDDIPVVYNPYRMSLKEKEQLSEIIEDLLNNGIIRESSSPYASPVLLVNKKMGRNVYA